Part of the Terriglobia bacterium genome, CTGCGGCAGCCAGGCACACCAATCCTCCTGTACCGAAGTCAGCCGACCGGGAAGGGATGGGGTCCGCTCTTGCACAACCTTTGCCAGTTAGACGCGCCGAGTATAGCAAAGTACTCTCGCCGGTGCGCAACCCCTTTCTTGAAGGTGCGGGCTAGCCCCGCTATACTGCGCACGACCCATGAGAAAGGAAGTTTACCCTTGCAATTCGAGCCACTTGACCAGTTCCAGCAACGCCAGAAGAAACTCGAAGAGATGCGGGCGCTGGGTTATGCCGCGTACCCGCACGAGTTCCGCTGGACGGAGACGCCGGCGGCGCTGGTGGAGGCCTTTGCGGAGACTCCGGCGGCCGAGTTGGAAGCGCACCGGCGCGAGGTCCGCGTGGCCGGGCGCATCGTCTCCTACCGGCTGATGGGCAAGGCGGGGTTCGCGCACATTCAGGGAGCGGGAAAGCGCATCCAGGTCTACGTGAAGCGGGACGTGCTGGGGGAGCGCGCCTTCAAGCTTTTCCAGTTGCTGGATCTCGGCGACAACATCGGCGTGGCCGGGCATCTCTTCCGGACGAAGACCAACGAACTGTCCATCTGGGTGGAGGAGCTGACGTTTCTGAGCAAGGCCCTGCTGCCGCTGCCGGAAAAATGGCACGGGCTTACGGACATTGAGATCCGCTACCGGCAGCGCTACCTGGACCTCATAGCCAACGAGAAATCACGGCAGGTGTTTCTGACGCGGGCGCGCATCGTGCAGGAGATGCGGAGGTTTTTCGACGGGCGGGGCTACGTCGAGGTGGAAACGCCGATGATGCACCCCATCGCGGGGGGCGCGGCGGCGCGGCCGTTCATCACCCACCACAACACGATGGATATCGACTTGTACCTGCGGATTGCGCCGGAGCTGTTTCTGAAGCGCCTGGTGGTGGGCGGGATTGACCGGGTGTATGAGATCAACCGCAACTTCCGGAACGAGGGCATTTCCACGCAGCACAATCCGGAATTCACCATGCTGGAGTTCTACGAGGCCTACAGCAACTATCAGGACCTCATGGAGCTGAACGAGCAGCTCTTCGCGCTGCTGGCGGAGAAGGTGACCGGCTCGACGACGGTGCGTTACGGCGAGCACCAGCTGGACTTTGCGAAGTTTCAGAAGCTGACGATGCGCGAGGCCGTCGAAAAATACTGGCCCGCGGAGGCCGGAGCCGCGCCCACGCCGGCGGAACTGGCGGCGCCGGGCGGGCCGCGCGCGGCGGTGGCGCGCTACAACCAGTGGGCCGGGCGCACGGGCGGCGCGCGCATCACGGCCAAGGGCCAGCCCAGCGACGGCGAGTGGACGGGAATGCTTTTCGAAGAGATTGCCGAGAAGCATCTGATTCAGCCGGTGTTCATCTACGATTTCCCCACGGAGATCTCGCCGCTGTCCAAGCAGAAACCGGAAGATGCCGCGCTGACCGAGCGCTTTGAAATCTTCGCCGGGGGCATGGAGATTGCCAACGGCTTCTCCGAACTGAACGATCCCGTCGAGCAGGAGCGCCGCTTCCTGGAGCAGATCGCGCAAGGCGGCGAGGAAGCGCCGAAACAGCTGGACGTGGACTATGTGCGCGCGCTGTGCCACGGCTTGCCGCCTACAGCCGGCGAGGGCATCGGCATGGACCGGGTGACCATGCTGCTCACCGATTCGCACTCCATCCGCGACGTCATCCTCTTTCCGCTGCTTCGCCCGGAGACCCCGGAAGCGAAGACGGAAGCGCCCGGCGCTTTCGCCGGCGAGAAAGACTAGCGGCCACCCGCACATGCGATTCGAATGGTTCGTGGCCCGGCGGTACCTCCGGTCGCCCTACCGGCCGGCGGTGCTGCGCCTGGTGACGGGCTTTTCCGTGCTGGGCGTGGCCGCGGGCGTGGCCACGCTGGTGGTGGCGCTGGCCATGGACACGGGCTTCCGGGAGACGCTGCAGGAGCGGCTGCTGGGGGTGACTGCGCACGTGTCGCTGACGCGGCCGGGCACCGGGGGGATTCGCGATTATGAGGCGCTGGCGGCGCGGCTGGGAACGATGCCGGGCGTGCGTTCGATCACGCCCGCGGTGTACCAGACGGTGTTGATGTCGTTTGGGGGGCAGGCGCGCGGGGTGGTGGCCAAGGGCGTGGATCCAGCGCGGGAGCGGCGCTTTGACGAAGCGCTGCAGCGGGTGGTGGCCGGGCATGCGGATTTTACGGCGGACGCCGACGGTGTGGACGCGCTGCTCGTCGGCAAACAGCTCGCCGACGAATGGAAGGTGTCGCCCGGGGACTACGTTACGCTGACCAGCCCGCAAGGACGGCTGACGCCGTTCGGCCTGCTGCCGCGCACCCGGCGCTTCCGCATCACCGGCGTCTTCGAATCGGGCTTCTACGATTACGACGAAAACTGGTGCTTCATGACGCTCTCCGCGGCGCAGAATCTTTCCGGCGCGGGCGACCTGGTGAACGTGCTGGAACTGCGGCTGACGCAACCCGATCGGGCCGGGGAGGTCGCGCGGGAGATGGAGCGCGCGGCCGGAGCGGGGTACGCGGCCACGACGTGGATGGAAGAAAACAAGGCGCTGTTCCGGGCTTTACGGCTGGAAAAGCTAGTCACGGCGATCTTCATCGGGCTGATCACGTTTGTGGCCGGGCTGAACATCCTGGTGGTGCTGACGATGACCGTCACAGACAAGGCCCGGGACATCGCGGTATTGATGGCCATGGGCACGCGCCGCGCGCAGGTGCGGCAGATTTTTCTCTTGCAGGGGCTGGCTATCGGCTCGACAGGAACGCTGCTGGGACTGGTGGCGGGTTATGTGATCGCCTTCACCGCGGGTACCTACCATCTGATACCGCTCGATCCGCAGGTCTATTCCGTGGCCTACGTGCCGTTTCATCCGAGCGTCTGGGACGGAGTGGGAATCGCGCTGGTGGCGATGGGAATTTCCGTAGCCGCAACACTGGTGCCGGCGCGGGCGGCGGCGCGCTTGCTGCCCGTGGAAATCTTGCGTTATGAGTGAAATAGCAGCATGGAGGAGAAGGGCAAAAGGGGAAGATTTGGCGGTTCGGTTGCTCTATATTGAGAGATGCAATCGGACCGGGGTCGTCCTTCTGCAACATGGTTGCACAGAGCTTCCCCTGTGCTTCCGAATGCGCTGAAATCGCATGAGTTAGACTGGTCCGCAAGGAGCGAAAGCCGGGCGTCCGGTGGACGCGGATTGTCACCGGCGAAAAAGGGAAAGAGTTGGGCATTGAGCGGCAGGGCCGGACAGTAAGGATTAGCCACTGCGCTGGGTGCTGCAGCATCTAAATAAAATAGAGATGCAGCGCGGGGTGGCAGAAGCAGGGGCGCAGCGCGGAAGAAAATTATGGACGCAGGGCAGACTAACCCGGAGCGCAAGGCGCGCGAAGCTGGCGGCGCGGCGGGGGAGTGCGGACGAGTGGTGCTGGAGGCGCGCAGCCTGCGGAAAAGTTACGGCTCGGGCGCGGCGGAATTGCAGATTCTGGCGGACGTGAACCTGTCTTTGCGCGAAGGGGAGATGGCCGCGATCGTGGCGCCGTCGGGAGCGGGGAAAAGCACGTTGCTGCACCTGCTGGCCGCGCTAGACACGCCAACAAGCGGTACAGTATACTTCGACGCGAAAGCCATCGAAACAAAAGATGACGCGGCGCTGGCCGCGTTTCGCAATCGCGCCATCGGGTTTGTCTGGCAGCGGCATCAGCTGCTGGCGGATTTTACGGCCGCGGAAAATGTGGCCATGCCGCTGCTGGTGCGCGGCGAAAAATTTGCTCCGGCGCTCGAACGGGCGCGGGAGCTGCTCGCGGAAGTAGGACTCGCGGAGCGCGCGAGCCACCGGGCAGGAGACCTTTCCGGCGGGGAACAGCAGCGCGTGGCGATAGCCCGGGCGCTTGTCACCGGGCCATCGGTGCTGCTGGCAGATGAACCGACCGGAGATCTGGACGAGCGGAATGCTTGGGCCGTGTTCGAACTGCTGGAACGGCTGCACCGGACGCACCGCCTGACGTCGCTGCTGGCGACGCACAATGCGGCGATAGCGGCACGGTGCGGGCGGATCCTGGGGCTGGAACATGGCGTTCTGCAATCTCGCGCGGCTGCGGCCGGGGCGAGTGGGACCCGTGGGGGAGAAGCGAGCTAATCGTGTTCGAACGATACACCGAGAAAGCGCGACGCGTAATTTTCTTTGCCCGCTATGAAGCGAGCCAGTACGGCAGCCCGTACATCGAGACCGAGCACCTGCTGCTCGGGCTGATGCGCGAGGACAAGGCCCTGGCCAACCGCTTCCTGCGCCAGCAGGGCTCGATCGAGTCCATCCGCAAAGAGATCGAAGCGCGCATCACCATCCGCGAGCGGATTTCCACGTCCGTGGAAGTGCCGTTGAGCGCGGAATGCAAGCGCATCCTGAACATGGCGGCGGAAGAGGCCGAGCGCCTGGGGCACAAGCACGTGGGC contains:
- a CDS encoding ABC transporter ATP-binding protein, which gives rise to MDAGQTNPERKAREAGGAAGECGRVVLEARSLRKSYGSGAAELQILADVNLSLREGEMAAIVAPSGAGKSTLLHLLAALDTPTSGTVYFDAKAIETKDDAALAAFRNRAIGFVWQRHQLLADFTAAENVAMPLLVRGEKFAPALERARELLAEVGLAERASHRAGDLSGGEQQRVAIARALVTGPSVLLADEPTGDLDERNAWAVFELLERLHRTHRLTSLLATHNAAIAARCGRILGLEHGVLQSRAAAAGASGTRGGEAS
- a CDS encoding ABC transporter permease → MRFEWFVARRYLRSPYRPAVLRLVTGFSVLGVAAGVATLVVALAMDTGFRETLQERLLGVTAHVSLTRPGTGGIRDYEALAARLGTMPGVRSITPAVYQTVLMSFGGQARGVVAKGVDPARERRFDEALQRVVAGHADFTADADGVDALLVGKQLADEWKVSPGDYVTLTSPQGRLTPFGLLPRTRRFRITGVFESGFYDYDENWCFMTLSAAQNLSGAGDLVNVLELRLTQPDRAGEVAREMERAAGAGYAATTWMEENKALFRALRLEKLVTAIFIGLITFVAGLNILVVLTMTVTDKARDIAVLMAMGTRRAQVRQIFLLQGLAIGSTGTLLGLVAGYVIAFTAGTYHLIPLDPQVYSVAYVPFHPSVWDGVGIALVAMGISVAATLVPARAAARLLPVEILRYE
- the lysS gene encoding lysine--tRNA ligase — encoded protein: MAALRFDGAQQGFQRLGQQAAQFPAHGHSLQRLGDLTLQAQGHRFVQRHAEHGVGGFQLLAESFEGAGFGLRQPGTPILLYRSQPTGKGWGPLLHNLCQLDAPSIAKYSRRCATPFLKVRASPAILRTTHEKGSLPLQFEPLDQFQQRQKKLEEMRALGYAAYPHEFRWTETPAALVEAFAETPAAELEAHRREVRVAGRIVSYRLMGKAGFAHIQGAGKRIQVYVKRDVLGERAFKLFQLLDLGDNIGVAGHLFRTKTNELSIWVEELTFLSKALLPLPEKWHGLTDIEIRYRQRYLDLIANEKSRQVFLTRARIVQEMRRFFDGRGYVEVETPMMHPIAGGAAARPFITHHNTMDIDLYLRIAPELFLKRLVVGGIDRVYEINRNFRNEGISTQHNPEFTMLEFYEAYSNYQDLMELNEQLFALLAEKVTGSTTVRYGEHQLDFAKFQKLTMREAVEKYWPAEAGAAPTPAELAAPGGPRAAVARYNQWAGRTGGARITAKGQPSDGEWTGMLFEEIAEKHLIQPVFIYDFPTEISPLSKQKPEDAALTERFEIFAGGMEIANGFSELNDPVEQERRFLEQIAQGGEEAPKQLDVDYVRALCHGLPPTAGEGIGMDRVTMLLTDSHSIRDVILFPLLRPETPEAKTEAPGAFAGEKD